The Vigna angularis cultivar LongXiaoDou No.4 chromosome 6, ASM1680809v1, whole genome shotgun sequence genome contains the following window.
GTGATTACCTGTTAAAGACACTTCAACGGTCTAAATCTAAGCAATAATTACCGGTTAAAGATACTTTGACGTTCAAATCATATTAGTGATAACTTATtacaattaagttttaaatactCAATAAATGCAACCACCTTTCTTCTTACCTGTTTCTTCTGTATTTATAAGTTTCGTATTGGGTCTCTGAATATGACTGATCTAATTACGGTCTAATATCTTCTAagcatgtttttattttcttgtgaaTAAGAAATTTGAGCCGAACAATTGAAATGGTCGTACATCATTTCACCCATTCAGTACATTAGGTTATAGTTTTTTTCTATATTGTTTTGTTATCGATCAATAAGAATATACCGGTAcggtataattttatttctaattgtAACAAGGGTTAAAAGAAACTCATTAGCATcgataaactaattttaattttacatcaaatttaataattaaaaacgtATTTAACCGATGAAATTTTGTTTCTAAGAAAAAAATGGTTGAAGGAAGGTTAGCTTTCCTTGGTGTACTTTGGGTTTGTGCAAAAAAACCTCAAGAATCTTGACTCGGAATTATATGCTCTGGCTCTGCCTTGGGATCCCCTAAATTCGCCACATTAGTGAAATTACGTATGGTACATTCTATCACACCAAAAACTCATTAAAATACTAACACATTTTCATCACCAATAGATGACTTTTTACAAGGATAATTCATGAAGGACTAAAAAAATAGCACCACCGAAACCATAGTCTACAAAAACCTGTGCTCTATAAACTATTCAGAAGAGTACACTGCTCCACATGAATATAATAAACTTCAACCACCCTCTTTCTGCTGCCGTCGCCTTCACGAGTCCTTCATTTCTGCACCTTTTTCTCATCACATCACTCTCTCCTCCTCGGATATAGGGATTCTTTCTTTGACTTCAACGAAACCCCTTTCTACGTCAATCTATACAAACTAATGCATTACAACACACTAATTTCTTGCTAACCACTACACGCAAGTGTATCATATGCCTCAGGCAACACCCCTAATTTATTCCATCATACAAAACTAACTTCACTCTCACGTAATCACTTTCACATGACACAAACAAAACATAGCAACCATACACCAACTACGCCCCAATCTACTCTATTATGTACATTTTTCTATCTAGTACTGTCATATTAATTAAGGTTGCATAAAATTCATTCTGCAGATGTGTTGTTTCAAAATCTGAACGGTCTCTTCTCAGTTACATTTGTTTTTTTCGTTAGAGTTAAATTTGAGATGTAATTAACATGATCGAGTTTCATAACAAGTATATGATTGtttttataagattttataaCTTCCTCAAAATTATCTCCGAAATATTCATAATCTGATATGGTTTTGGAACAAATGTATCTGAAATAAATGCGCacaaaaaacaaacacacaccAGGAATCTAAGCCACCCACCCTCCTAATAAAGCCCTTCAAGTCTACAACTTTGAGCCAAAACCAAACACCCTTTTGGCCACTCTTCACAATGCCAACCCAAGCTGACTCGCCCAACACGTTGACCCAAATGTTTCAGAACATCTTCTCAGACAACAGTAACATCATGCTTGCAGCCATCATTTCCCTTCTCCTTGTCATCCTCTTTGTCCTCCTTCTACACCTCTATGCCAGATGGTTCCTTGCTCAGGCACAGGCTCAGGCACACGCCCGCCGTCGACGCCGCCGCCGCCGAACCACGGTGACCGTCTCCGACGTCCTTGGCCCTGCTAGGTTCCACCAGTTCCACAGCTTCAACATAGAAGACTCCTCACCCCTCTCAACCAAAGGCCTGGATTCTTCCACCATTAGAGCAATTTCTCTCTTCATCTATGAGCATAACAACAAGgcaaaagaagatgaagaacttgAATGTGTGATTTGTTTGAGTGCCTTTGAGGGTGGTGAAGTGGGAAGGTGTTTGCCAAAGTGTGGCCATGGTTTTCATGTGGAGTGCATTGACATGTGGTTAAGTTCACACTCCAATTGTCCTATTTGTAGAGCCCCCATTGTAGTAAATGTTGTTGAGAGCGATTCTTCTCAGGTTGTGTCTTCAAGAGATCATGGTGCTGAATATGGTGGTTCTGATTTTGAGATTGTGGTTGATGCTGGTTCCGATGAGACTAGAGAGAGTGATCACGGGAATGGTAATGGTAATGGAGGAGCAAGAACAAGTGTTTCTGTGTCAGAAACCTCTTCCTCGTTTTTGGGGTGCTCTTTGGAGAGAATGCTTGGCAAGGTTTTCCCTTCGGctaattaatgtaaattaattCATTACATGCTTGAGATGTATATTCTACACGATTTACCATGAAATGAGCATCATCAACTACGGTTCTGTACAGGTTTCTCTGTTTCATCCCTCTCAGAAATTATTCTAAACCTTGAAGCTGTCAAAAGTTTCTTTTTCCGTGTTCTTCTTTTTCctgcatttcactgtgttataCTATTAGATAGGTTGTT
Protein-coding sequences here:
- the LOC108341491 gene encoding RING-H2 finger protein ATL63, encoding MPTQADSPNTLTQMFQNIFSDNSNIMLAAIISLLLVILFVLLLHLYARWFLAQAQAQAHARRRRRRRRTTVTVSDVLGPARFHQFHSFNIEDSSPLSTKGLDSSTIRAISLFIYEHNNKAKEDEELECVICLSAFEGGEVGRCLPKCGHGFHVECIDMWLSSHSNCPICRAPIVVNVVESDSSQVVSSRDHGAEYGGSDFEIVVDAGSDETRESDHGNGNGNGGARTSVSVSETSSSFLGCSLERMLGKVFPSAN